One window of the Branchiostoma lanceolatum isolate klBraLanc5 chromosome 3, klBraLanc5.hap2, whole genome shotgun sequence genome contains the following:
- the LOC136430619 gene encoding G-protein coupled receptor GRL101-like, translated as MESGAILNEQVTAWSYQDYYTRPAMARFHECGWISGISLDEWDFKDWVYSRLPYWMDNVPWEDWDGLEYLQIDMALSTEITGVATLGYCQKDYAVTEFTLRYSEDEENWKTYKNGTSEETPDYIFIGNEGWHIGMDRSDAVQHTLDYPFVTRYVRIYPVDWIGKNGTGVQHNPPAMRVELFGFRLQNDAPDLDAYDPYKAVLKSDKLRPGPACPRTHFTCSDLSCVLDVFKCDGRNDCPGGEDEEECPSAGCAQFSFECDSRGKTECVSLSFFCDFNLQCSNRRDELHCVYPPCEDNEKRCGSEQCVLKSQVCDGVHQCSDSSDELRCDFCPKGFQCFDGSCLNIERYCDGQIDCMGYIGEDEPFDCDYKDPTFTCPEEGQVRCKNGVCANPNDTCIFNKDNEGIMIGCRDLTHLRPCSKEFVCPINHLQCNLGYCIPQHMRCDGKMDCSTGEDEENCESYECPGAHRCNSFGSCTPMKNRCDGIRQCPRGDDEFNCGIDCPNGCNCEGLAFLCANNKFDVTLDKLTKQLRKLDASNARLMEIELAVKNDVNGTALQNETLLDLSNFKLLGELILRNTSLHYIGNSTLEALANLYYLDLSFNEISTLEGQPFKYLRRLEFLDLSANKIFSVDNGAFMLAPDPSDPTATSKLVNLRLQDNQITEFGPGMFDGLTELSELHSDSYLFICVALTQTKQLDTFSPQPNELSSCEDLIARQGLRVVMWTFASFAILGNGYVIIRRIIAERDQSLGKSRVQNILVLNLGIADFLMGVYQMIIASVDEYYRNVYIWNDEKWRASWLCEFAGFVFVVSSEVSVCSLVLITVDRFISVVFPFKTEWKINVNQAWTMMIAIWAIVAFLGVFPLMGVPYFQDEFYARSGVCLPLHITAERPAGFEFSVAIFMVFNFIAFLLIMGSYIAMFISVRSAGKASGEAAGKQKAGQTQTMTTRMTMIVLTDFFCWFPVTLMGIMALTGVALPGEVFAFTAVIILPINSALNPVLYTVLAIKARGKKKPPGPVPPGGKKPGGRRCAREESRRARRREESGWSWCCWREETMCRWREKNGCCWGEETGCRWREETSCRWREDTGCRWREDTGCWREETRCRWREDTGCRWREDTGCWREETRCRWREETRCRWSKETRCRWREESRRCRWREESRRCGLKEEVAD; from the exons ATGGAATCGGGAGCCATTTTGAACGAACAGGTTACTGCATGGTCGTACCAAGACTACTACACCCGACCAGCGATGGCTCGCTTTCACGA GTGTGGCTGGATATCGGGGATATCTCTAGACGAGTGGGACTTTAAGGACTGGGTGTACAGCCGCCTGCCCTACTGGATGGATAACGTGCCGTGGGAGGATTGGGACGGGCTGGAGTATCTCCAGATCGACATGGCGCTGTCGACGGAGATCACCGGGGTGGCCACCTTGGGCTACTGTCAGAAGGACTACGCCGTCACGGAGTTCACTCTCCGGTACAGCGAAGACGAGGAGAATTGGAAAACGTACAAGAACGGAACCTCGGAAGAAACTCCAGACTAC ATATTCATCGGAAACGAAGGGTGGCATATCGGTATGGACAGGTCCGACGCAGTGCAGCACACGCTGGACTACCCGTTCGTGACCCGGTACGTGCGGATCTACCCCGTGGACTGGATCGGCAAGAACGGTACCGGTGTCCAGCACAACCCCCCTGCCATGAGGGTCGAACTGTTCGGGTTTCGACTTCAGAATG ACGCGCCGGACCTGGATGCGTACGACCCCTACAAGGCAGTACTCAAGTCTGACAAACTCA GACCGGGGCCTGCCTGCCCGAGGACCCACTTCACGTGCAGCGACCTGTCCTGCGTGCTGGACGTGTTCAAGTGCGACGGGCGAAACGACTGTCCTGGTGGGGAGGACGAGGAAGAATGTC cGTCTGCAGGCTGTGCTCAGTTCAGTTTTGAGTGTGACTCTCGAGGAAAGACGGAATGTGTGTCTCTGTCTTTTTTCTGTGACTTCAACTTGCAGTGTAGCAACCGCCGGGATGAACTACACTGTG TCTATCCACCATGTGAAGATAACGAGAAGAGGTGCGGTTCTGAACAGTGTGTCCTGAAGTCCCAGGTCTGTGATGGCGTCCATCAGTGTTCGGACAGTTCGGATGAGCTCCGCTGTG ACTTCTGCCCAAAAGGTTTCCAGTGTTTTGACGGGTCGTGCCTGAATATCGAGCGGTACTGCGATGGACAGATAGATTGCATGGGGTACATAGGGGAGGACGAACCCTTCGACTgtg ATTACAAAGACCCAACTTTCACGTGCCCAGAAGAAGGACAGGTCCGCTGTAAGAACGGGGTATGCGCGAACCCGAACGACACCTGTATCTTCAACAAGGACAACGAGGGGATCATGATAGGGTGTCGGGATCTTACCCACCTCAGGCCATGCT CAAAAGAGTTTGTGTGTCCGATAAACCACCTGCAGTGCAACCTGGGATACTGCATCCCGCAGCACATGAGGTGTGACGGGAAGATGGACTGTTCCACCGGGGAGGATGAGGAGAACTGTg AAAGTTACGAGTGCCCAGGTGCCCACCGCTGCAACAGTTTCGGCAGCTGCACTCCCATGAAGAACCGCTGTGATGGCATCAGACAGTGCCCACGTGGGGATGATGAGTTCAACTGCG GTATCGATTGCCCTAATGGCTGCAACTGTGAGGGGCTGGCTTTCCTTTGTGCAAACAACAAGTTTGACGTAACACTGGATAAACTGACCAAACAACTTCGAAAACT GGATGCAAGTAACGCCCGACTGATGGAGATCGAACTGGCGGTTAAGAATGACGTTAACGGAACGGCACTGCAGAACGAAACCCTGTTAGACCTGTCCAACTTCAAGTTGTTAGGCGAACT CATCTTGAGGAACACGAGTTTGCACTACATCGGCAACAGCACACTGGAGGCACTGGCCAACCTGTACTATCT tGATCTTAGCTTCAACGAGATTAGTACTCTCGAGGGACAACCTTTCAAGTACCTCCGAAGGCTAGAATTTCT GGACCTGAGTGCCAATAAGATCTTCAGTGTGGATAACGGTGCCTTCATGCTCGCACCGGATCCATCAGATCCAACCGCAACTTCAAAACTGGTCAACCT GCGTCTCCAAGACAACCAGATCACCGAATTCGGCCCAGGCATGTTTGACGGCCTGACGGAGCTCAGCGAGTT GCACAGTGACAGCTACCTGTTCATCTGTGTGGCTCTCACTCAGACGAAACAACTCGACACGTTCAGCCCTCAACCCAACGAGTTGTCCTCCTGCGAGGACCTCATCGCCCGCCAGGGCCTGCGCGTGGTCATGTGGACCTTCGCTAGCTTCGCCATTCTCGGCAACGGTTACGTCATCATTCGGCGTATCATAGCCGAGCGGGATCAGTCCCTCGGAAAGAGCCGAGTCCAAAACATTCTTGTCCTGAACCTTGGCATCGCCGATTTCTTGATGGGCGTCTATCAGATGATCATTGCGTCTGTTGACGAGTATTATCGCAACGTGTACATCTGGAATGACGAGAAGTGGCGCGCCAGTTGGCTGTGCGAGTTCGCTGGCTTCGTCTTCGTGGTGTCCAGCGAGGTGTCGGTTTGTTCTCTCGTCCTCATCACGGTTGATCGTTTCATCTCCGTTGTGTTTCCTTTCAAAACGGAGTGGAAGATTAACGTGAACCAGGCGTGGACCATGATGATTGCGATCTGGGCAATCGTCGCTTTCCTGGGCGTGTTTCCTCTCATGGGCGTGCCGTATTTCCAGGACGAGTTTTACGCTCGTTCTGGGGTGTGCCTGCCCCTCCATATCACCGCGGAGCGTCCTGCCGGATTCGAGTTCTCCGTGGCCATCTTCATGGTCTTCAACTTCATCGCTTTCCTGCTGATCATGGGGAGCTACATCGCCATGTTCATCTCTGTCCGCAGCGCCGGGAAGGCGTCCGGAGAGGCTGCGGGGAAGCAGAAGGCTGGCCAGACTCAGACCATGACCACTCGGATGACCATGATCGTGCTGACCGACTTCTTCTGCTGGTTCCCGGTCACTCTGATGGGCATCATGGCGCTGACCGGCGTCGCTCTCCCCGGGGAGGTTTTCGCTTTCACCGCCGTCATCATTCTGCCGATCAACTCGGCTCTCAACCCTGTCCTGTACACCGTGTTGGCCATCAAGGCCAGGGGCAAGAAGAAGCCGCCCGGGCCAGTTCCTCCCGGAGGGAAGAAGCCAGGGGGCCGGCGGTGTGCCCGGGAAGAAAGCAGGCGGGCCCGTAGGCGGGAAGAAAGCGGGTGGTCCTGGTGCTGCTGGAGGGAAGAAACCATGTGCCGCTGGAGGGAAAAAAACGGGTGCTGCTGGGGGGAAGAAACCGGGTGCCGCTGGAGGGAAGAAACCAGCTGCCGCTGGAGGGAAGACACCGGGTGCCGCTGGAGGGAAGACACCGGGTGCTGGAGGGAAGAAACCAGGTGCCGCTGGAGGGAAGACACCGGGTGCCGCTGGAGGGAAGACACCGGGTGCTGGAGGGAAGAAACCAGGTGCCGCTGGAGGGAAGAAACCAGGTGCCGCTGGAGCAAAGAAACCAGGTGCCGCTGGAGGGAAGAGAGCAGGCGGTGCCGCTGGAGGGAAGAAAGCAGGCGGTGCGGGTTGAAGGAAGAAGTAGCGGACTGA
- the LOC136429418 gene encoding somatostatin receptor type 5-like translates to MQWTPPADLEVFLTTHATSLNISREFADITSIPSELAITVVCAIVTVGLLGNALVFYTLCRRTSTSAIISSYILNLSVADSICVLTAPLMLSQDAFDALLPLGNVVCVCGQTVYMVTLAASMLTLATMCVERYLAVAHPLQSLRWRSAWKARLACVLTWVLAVFLSLPMFIFWKLRPQDGANDNHCDWHTDQLWLSVYYSVYGVVMGSLGVLIFVLYCCMLSRHSARRDAQQRDSCHESRRIRAVQRKVVHMVLVLLIVLSFSYLPYYIWWLVRVTHSFSTIGMTLQTFERLEFGLFALTYLNNCLNPFMYTLLSQNYREMFRAACNCKCVSTCCCCNRLGTISSPAMTNSGL, encoded by the coding sequence ATGCAGTGGACACCTCCTGCGGACTTGGAAGTCTTCCTGACAACTCACGCCACATCGTTGAACATTTCAAGAGAGTTTGCAGACATAACCTCTATTCCTTCCGAGCTGGCCATAACAGTGGTCTGTGCGATTGTGACAGTAGGACTACTGGGGAACGCCCTTGTGTTTTACACGTTGTGTAGACGAACTAGCACCTCTGCCATCATCAGTTCTTACATCCTGAATCTTTCCGTGGCTGACTCCATCTGTGTGCTCACTGCGCCACTCATGCTTTCTCAGGACGCGTTCGACGCCTTGCTGCCCCTAGGAAATGTCGTCTGCGTGTGCGGACAAACCGTATACATGGTCACGCTCGCAGCTTCAATGCTGACCTTAGCGACGATGTGTGTTGAACGGTACCTAGCGGTTGCTCATCCGCTACAGTCTCTCCGATGGAGATCTGCATGGAAAGCGCGGCTAGCCTGTGTTCTGACGTGGGTCTTGGCTGTGTTCCTGTCTCTTCCTATGTTCATCTTTTGGAAACTAAGACCACAAGACGGAGCTAACGACAACCACTGCGACTGGCACACCGACCAGCTCTGGCTATCCGTATACTACAGCGTCTACGGCGTAGTGATGGGGTCTCTTGGAGTTCTGATCTTCGTTCTCTACTGTTGCATGCTTTCCCGACACAGCGCCAGACGAGATGCCCAACAACGGGACAGTTGCCACGAGTCGCGCCGCATTCGCGCCGTTCAGAGAAAGGTCGTGCACATGGTCTTGGTATTACTGATCGTCCTGTCGTTTTCCTATCTTCCCTACTACATTTGGTGGCTGGTTCGGGTAACACACTCTTTCTCAACGATCGGAATGACTCTTCAAACATTCGAGAGGTTAGAGTTTGGGCTCTTCGCGTTGACTTACCTCAACAACTGTTTGAACCCGTTCATGTACACGTTGTTAAGCCAGAACTACAGGGAAATGTTCCGAGCGGCGTGTAACTGTAAGTGTGTATCcacctgttgttgttgtaaccgTCTTGGGACGATATCCAGTCCCGCAATGACCAATAGTGGCCTGTAA